One region of Emys orbicularis isolate rEmyOrb1 chromosome 6, rEmyOrb1.hap1, whole genome shotgun sequence genomic DNA includes:
- the TMEM215 gene encoding transmembrane protein 215 — MRPDDINPRTGLVVALVSVFLVFGFMFTVSGMKGETLGDIPLLAIGPAICLPGIAAIALTRKTDGCTKWPDDKRPCSKKAKDKEVVELLRTPSDLESGKGSCDELAKKAYLQDRKVLKGEDSVSICTTTTTTTTMGECKSLIKRVDQEEMLRYLETCYPEMPGNVLVGEGPTYSTLEKKSSPPWDSAACPDTEDNIFVAPKDSIIVCSYKENSPYDRYCCYINPTGVSSDHETIV; from the coding sequence ATGAGACCCGACGACATTAACCCTAGGACGGGACTAGTGGTGGCTTTGGTCAGCGTCTTCCTTGTTTTTGGCTTCATGTTTACCGTTTCTGGGATGAAAGGGGAGACCCTGGGAGACATCCCCCTCCTGGCAATAGGACCTGCTATTTGCTTGCCGGGCATAGCTGCCATTGCACTAACGAGGAAAACAGATGGCTGCACCAAATGGCCTGACGACAAGCGTCCCTGCAGCAAAAAGGCGAAAGACAAGGAAGTGGTGGAGCTGCTGAGAACGCCCTCGGATCTGGAATCGGGCAAAGGCAGCTGCGATGAGCTAGCCAAGAAGGCATACCTGCAGGACAGGAAAGTGCTGAAGGGAGAGGACTCTGTGTCCATCTGCACCaccaccacaaccaccaccaccatgggAGAATGCAAGAGCCTGATCAAAAGGGTGgaccaggaggagatgctgagatACCTGGAGACCTGCTACCCGGAGATGCCAGGGAACGTGCTCGTGGGAGAGGGTCCCACTTACAGTACCTTGGAGAAGAAGAGTTCTCCTCCCTGGGACAGTGCTGCCTGCCCTGACACAGAGGACAACATTTTTGTGGCTCCAAAAGACAGTATAATTGTTTGTTCCTACAAGGAGAATAGCCCTTACGACAGATATTGTTGTTATATAAACCCTACTGGAGTCAGCTCGGACCATGAGACTATAGTTTGA